The Bacteroides ovatus genomic interval GAAATGTATGAAATCCATGGTAGTGAGGTTCATCCTTCCGGAAAGTTCAAGCAATTGATTAAAGAAAGAAATGCCGGAATGCTTTGGGCGACTTATCGTGCAGACCCGTGGACAAAAAAAACTCTGGCAAATGGACTTAATTCCGAGATGGCAGCAAAAGCAGGGAATGCATTGCAAAAATATGTGATGGAGAATACTCGTTTGGGAATTCCGATGTTTTTAGCAGAAGAAGCCCCTCATGGGCACATGGCAATTGGTGCTACAGTTTTTCCTACGGGTATCGGAATGGCGGCTACCTGGTCACCGGAATTAGTAAAAGAAGTTGGTCAAGTTATCGCTAAAGAAATTCGTTCCCAAGGTGGGCATATTAGTTACGGTCCCGTACTTGATCTGACCCGTGATCCCCGTTGGTCCCGCGTGGAAGAAACATTTGGTGAAGATCCTGTGTTGAGTGGTATTTTAGGGGCGTCTATGGTTGACGGTTTAGGTGGAGGTAATCTATCACAAAAATACGCTACCATAGCTACCTTGAAACATTTTCTGGCATACGCTGTGCCGGAGGGTGGACAGAATGGTAATTATGCTTCAGTCGGTATTCGTGATTTGCATCAGAATTTTCTTCCTCCTTTTCGTAAGGCAATAGATGCAGGGGCATTGTCTGTAATGACTTCATACAATTCGATAGATGGGACACCTTGTACGTCGAACCATTATTTGCTGACTCAACTCTTGCGTAATGAATGGAAGTTTCGTGGCTTTGTAGTTTCCGATTTATATAGTATTGAAGGGATTCACGAAAGCCACTTTGTTGCTCCAACCAAAGAGAATGCAGCCATACAATCTGTAATGGCAGGCGTTGATGTTGACTTAGGTGGGGATGCTTATACCAACCTTTGTCATGCAGTTCAATCTGGACAAATGGATAAGACTGTGATTGATACGGCTGTCTGCCGGGTGTTACGGATGAAGTTTGAGATGGGCTTGTTTGAGCATCCTTATGTGGATCCGAAAATTGCTGCTAAAACAGTACGCCGTAAAGAACATATCGAACTGGCACGTAAAATCGCACAGTCTTCCATAACACTTCTCAAAAATGAGAATTCAATTCTTCCTTTAAGCAAGACGATAAATAAGGTGGCGGTAATTGGCCCTAATGCTGACAATCGATATAATATGTTAGGGGACTATACAGCTCCTCAGGAAGATAGTAATGTGAAAACAGTTCTTGATGGAATTCTAACAAAATTATCTCCTTTTCGTGTGGAATATGTACGAGGCTGTGCTATTCGTGATACTACAGTGAATGAGATAGAACAGGCAATTAAAGCTGCCCGTCGCTCCGAAGTTGTAATTGTGGTTGTGGGTGGTTCCAGTGCCCGTGATTTTAAAACGAGCTATAAAGAAACAGGTGCGGCTGTAGCTGAAGAGGGTAGTGTAAGTGATATGGAGTGTGGAGAAGGATTTGACCGTGCCAGTTTATCCTTACTTGGTAGACAACAAGAACTATTGGAATCTTTGCAAAAGACAGGTAAGCCTTTGATTGTCGTTTATATTGAAGGTCGTCCTTTAGAAAAGAATTGGGCTTCGGAATATGCGGATGCGCTACTGACTGCTTACTATCCGGGGCAGGAGGGTGGAAATGCTATAGCGGATGTTCTTTTTGGAGATTATAATCCTTCCGGACGTTTGCCAATCTCCGTTCCGCGTTCTGTAGGTCAGATTCCGGTTTATTATAATAAGAAAGCTCCTCGAAATCATGATTATGTGGAAATGTCATCTTTTCCGTTATATAGCTTTGGTTATGGGATGAGTTATACCACTTTTGAATATTCTGATTTGCAGGTAGTGCAGAAATCTGCTCGTTGTTTTGAAGTCTCATTTAAAGTAAAGAATACAGGGAAGTATGATGGTGAGGAAGTATCACAACTTTATATGAGAGATGAATATGCATCAGTTGTTCAGCCGATGAAACAGTTGAAACATTTTGAACGTTTCCATTTGAAAAAAGGAGAAGAAAAAAAAGTTACTTTTGTTTTGACAGAGGAGGACTTTTTCTTGGTTAACTATACTTTGAAGAAAGTAGTAGAGTCTGGAAATTTCCATCTTATGATTGGTGCCGCTTCTAATGATATTAGGTTGCAGAATGTTATTTTAGTGGAGTAATTTTTATTAATATCTATATTAAGAGATTTCCTGTTTCGTTTTCTCTTAATAAAAAAGAGAGAATATTCCTTTTGCGGAAATATCCTCTCTTTCTCACCTAAAACCTAAACCTTTTATTTCAATTACTTGCTACTATAAGCAACCAACATCCAAACCAATTTTTCCTGTTCTTTCAGATAATCGCTCATCATCGAAACGGTTACTTCGTCTCCGGCTTGAGAAGCGATAGATAAGATCTTACGTTCTTCACCAATCAGATAGCTGATAGACTGAAGGATATTATTCAATGCTTCGTCTCCGTTGCTTACCTTATCCACTTCATTCACATTTGCTACTTTTAGATAATCGCTGAATTTATTGGCAGGAGTACCACCCAGCATCAAGATACGTTCTGCGATTTCATCCACCTTTTCAGCCGTGTCATCATACATCTTTTCGAATTGACTGTGGAGTACAAAGAAATTATGTCCCTTGATATTCCAGTGGAAACCGCGAAGATTGGTGTAATACACTTGGAAGTCTGCTAATAGTTGTTGCAAAGATGCTACTACGTTGTTTGCTCCCGATTCGTTCAATTTGATAAATTCTAAAGTTTTCATATTCTTCTATTTTTAATGATTTATACTTGTTCTCTTTTTTTCTGTACTGCAAAGATAAGGCGTAAAATGCTTGCTGTCAAACTGAAAATTTCTATCTTTGCATAGATAAAATCTATAACTTAATAAGATTTGATAGATGACGATACAACAATTAGAGTATATACTGGCTGTAGACCAGTTCAGGCATTTCGCACGGGCAGCTGAATATTGTCGTGTGACGCAGCCTACTTTGAGTGCAATGATTCAGAAACTGGAAGATGAACTGGGAGTAAAGTTGTTCGATAGGACAGTGCAACCCGTTTGTCCGACACCCATCGGGCAGAAAGTGATAGACCAGGCTCGCGTGATTCTGGCGCAGGCAGCTCAAGTGAAAGAAATAATCAGTGAAGATAAACAGTCATTGTCAGGCGTATTCCGCTTGGGGGTATTACCTACTATCGCTCCCTATCTGCTTCCTCGCTTTTTTCCTCAACTAATGGAAAAATATCCCGAACTGGATATTCGTGTCACGGAAATGAAGACACAGGATATTCAGCAGGCTTTGCATGTCGGAGATTTGGATGCGGGAATTATTGCCAGCAAACTGGAAGATACGTTCTTGACAGAAGAAACTCTTTTCTATGAGCAATTTTACGCTTATGTGTCACGAAAAGAATCCTCTTTCAAGCATGATATGATCCGTACTTCTGATATAACAGGCGAACATCTTTGGCTTTTGGACGAAGGACACTGTTTTCGCGATCAACTCGTCCGTTTCTGTCAGATGGAGGCCGTGAAGGTTAATCAGATGGCCTATCGTTTGGGAAGTATGGAAACCTTTATGCGAATGGTAGAAAGTGGAAAAGGAATCACTTTTATTCCCGAATTGGCAGTGATGCAATTGACGGAAGAACAGCGGCAGTTGGTACGTCCGTTTGCCATTCCCCGACCTACACGGCAAGTGGTACTGGTAACAAATAAAGATTTTATTCGCCACAGTCTCTTATGCGTCCTGAAAGAGGAAATAAAGGCGGCGGTTCCCAAGGAAATGCTTTCTTTACAGTCCATACAATGTTTGTTATAGCACATTAGGGAATCCCTTTTTCCATCGAGAACAATCTCTTTCTGTAAAAAATGTAGCAAAGTTGCGTTATAATAATACGGATATGTTTTGATTTCTAGTCTGAATTGCTTATTTTTGGAAAGTAAACAAAAACAATATTAATTACTATGAAAAAGTACATTGCAGAAATGATTGGAACGATGGTGCTCGTTCTTATGGGATGTGGTAGCGCCGTCTTTGCTGGTGGTTTGGCTGATACAGTAGGTGCTGGTGTGGGAACAATCGGCGTAGCTTTAGCCTTTGGTTTATCCGTAGTAGCGATGGCGTATGCTAT includes:
- a CDS encoding glycoside hydrolase family 3 N-terminal domain-containing protein, which produces MIKRLYILVIVQMVCTLGFTQSSPSLPAYKDPSLSIDIRLSDLLSRMTLEEKVGQLLCPLGWEMYEIHGSEVHPSGKFKQLIKERNAGMLWATYRADPWTKKTLANGLNSEMAAKAGNALQKYVMENTRLGIPMFLAEEAPHGHMAIGATVFPTGIGMAATWSPELVKEVGQVIAKEIRSQGGHISYGPVLDLTRDPRWSRVEETFGEDPVLSGILGASMVDGLGGGNLSQKYATIATLKHFLAYAVPEGGQNGNYASVGIRDLHQNFLPPFRKAIDAGALSVMTSYNSIDGTPCTSNHYLLTQLLRNEWKFRGFVVSDLYSIEGIHESHFVAPTKENAAIQSVMAGVDVDLGGDAYTNLCHAVQSGQMDKTVIDTAVCRVLRMKFEMGLFEHPYVDPKIAAKTVRRKEHIELARKIAQSSITLLKNENSILPLSKTINKVAVIGPNADNRYNMLGDYTAPQEDSNVKTVLDGILTKLSPFRVEYVRGCAIRDTTVNEIEQAIKAARRSEVVIVVVGGSSARDFKTSYKETGAAVAEEGSVSDMECGEGFDRASLSLLGRQQELLESLQKTGKPLIVVYIEGRPLEKNWASEYADALLTAYYPGQEGGNAIADVLFGDYNPSGRLPISVPRSVGQIPVYYNKKAPRNHDYVEMSSFPLYSFGYGMSYTTFEYSDLQVVQKSARCFEVSFKVKNTGKYDGEEVSQLYMRDEYASVVQPMKQLKHFERFHLKKGEEKKVTFVLTEEDFFLVNYTLKKVVESGNFHLMIGAASNDIRLQNVILVE
- a CDS encoding Dps family protein, translated to MKTLEFIKLNESGANNVVASLQQLLADFQVYYTNLRGFHWNIKGHNFFVLHSQFEKMYDDTAEKVDEIAERILMLGGTPANKFSDYLKVANVNEVDKVSNGDEALNNILQSISYLIGEERKILSIASQAGDEVTVSMMSDYLKEQEKLVWMLVAYSSK
- a CDS encoding hydrogen peroxide-inducible genes activator: MTIQQLEYILAVDQFRHFARAAEYCRVTQPTLSAMIQKLEDELGVKLFDRTVQPVCPTPIGQKVIDQARVILAQAAQVKEIISEDKQSLSGVFRLGVLPTIAPYLLPRFFPQLMEKYPELDIRVTEMKTQDIQQALHVGDLDAGIIASKLEDTFLTEETLFYEQFYAYVSRKESSFKHDMIRTSDITGEHLWLLDEGHCFRDQLVRFCQMEAVKVNQMAYRLGSMETFMRMVESGKGITFIPELAVMQLTEEQRQLVRPFAIPRPTRQVVLVTNKDFIRHSLLCVLKEEIKAAVPKEMLSLQSIQCLL